From a region of the Acomys russatus chromosome 4, mAcoRus1.1, whole genome shotgun sequence genome:
- the Mcts2 gene encoding malignant T-cell-amplified sequence 2: protein MFKKFDEKDCVSNCIQLKTSVIKGIKSQLTEQFPGIEPWLNQIMPKKDPVKIVRCHEHMEILTVNGELLFFRQRKGPFYPTLRLLHKYPFILPHQQVDKGAIKFVLGGANIMCPGLTSPGAKLYTAAEDTIVAVMAEGKEHALCVGVMKMAAADIEKVNKGIGIENIHYLNDGLWHMKTYK, encoded by the coding sequence ATGTTCAAGAAATTTGACGAGAAGGATTGTGTGTCCAACTGCATCCAGCTGAAAACTTCTGTTATTAAGGGTATTAAGAGCCAGCTGACTGAACAGTTTCCAGGTATCGAGCCGTGGCTTAATCAAATCATGCCTAAGAAAGATCCCGTCAAAATAGTGAGATGCCATGAGCACATGGAAATCCTTACAGTCAATGGAGAATTGCTGTTTTTCAGGCAGAGAAAAGGACCTTTTTATCCAACGCTAAGATTACTTCACAAATACCCGTTTATCCTGCCACACCAGCAGGTCGACAAAGGAGCCATCAAGTTTGTCCTCGGTGGTGCAAATATCATGTGTCCGGGTCTAACATCTCCGGGAGCGAAGCTCTACACCGCCGCAGAAGATACGATAGTGGCGGTCATGGCCGAAGGCAAAGAGCACGCCCTGTGCGTTGGAGTTATGAAGATGGCTGCAGCGGAcattgagaaagtcaacaagggGATCGGCATTGAGAATATCCATTATCTAAATGACGGGCTGTGGCACATGAAGACATATAAGTGA